The following are encoded together in the Pectobacterium punjabense genome:
- the bcsC gene encoding cellulose synthase complex outer membrane protein BcsC, giving the protein MHNNTVNWLRLLPLLLIAAPQAYSAETASPEQFLMDQVRLGEASNKDDIVRQSLYRLELINPDNPDVIAARLRLVLRQGDQAQARQQLEKLKAVAPDSAIYRQSAMTLALTQEEPRKQLQQARLLSASGHYAEAKVQYDALFHGDPPTLDLAVEYWRLVSRLPNQQPLAIKQLETLDQAYPNNVPLRMALSRLLFSQNRNEQAYPLLKQLSNDPVGRGQAASLWLEIIGRMLVTPQSVAELNRFLTVFDEGEQAETARKELSRQQGILADPVYQGRLRALAQIEDGGGNSATLGELNKALAATPNDPELIGAIGLVYLRAGDRVTALAQFQKALQADVNRLNSGKWEGLIQSTQYWTTIAEGDNALKANNLPLARQKYQQARQMDNTNAYALIGLGDVAVASKNDAAAQPLYQQALHLEPGNDNALRGLVGIYQRQSPEKALAYLNSLPRSQQNTMRETLAALQLDILKQQADQLAEQQQWAQAEEKYRQANQQDPNDVWLAYHYAQVLRQQGKTQQADSVVHGAAAVPPANAEKNYVYSLYLSSTNRDEQALAHLNTLPTAQWSDDMRDLSQRLTIQTTLAKAEAMRDAGDESAAIAFLRQQPTDSRIDLLLADWALARGEYATALAEYQRIRTREPQNPDAQLGEIDAFIAQGRQDDARQRLNQLPAQAADTLNGQRRVANAWQAVGNPQKSTALFRQLKIDAQKEPIGQGKALVYRDAARVEQQQSQPEQAKQDYKQAMVASGITPALPQSDDDYTRLTRNNRSDDWLQRSIRADAADLYRKQDITVTLDHDYSSSSGTGGISDLSAHNTLLQLDMPLYDGRVFFRTDTVQMNAGSFSADSTGAYRETFGTCATRDCFDGKSQKATGTSVAAGWKNNRWSADIGTTPLGFDVVDVVGGASYSGDWRQIGWTATASRRPISSSLLAFGGTRDPGTGITWGGVRAAGVSLGLSYDRGEAHGVWSDFSVHQITGKNVADNDRARAMAGYYYKLINEDNRRVTVGLNSMWWRHQKDLSGYSLGQGGYYSPQQYFSLGVPVNYRQRTENWSWELGGSLSWSRSSTKDQRRYPLTGLLGNAALTDRDTIEQGSSSSGFGYTARAVVERRLSSHWTLGVGIDIQQAKDYTPSHGLLYLRYSAAGWQGDLDSPPQPLTPYADFK; this is encoded by the coding sequence ATGCACAACAACACCGTAAACTGGCTGCGACTCCTCCCGTTATTGTTGATTGCGGCACCGCAGGCCTACAGCGCAGAAACCGCATCACCAGAGCAGTTCCTGATGGATCAGGTGCGTTTGGGAGAAGCCAGCAATAAAGACGATATCGTGCGCCAGTCGCTCTATCGACTGGAGCTGATCAACCCGGATAACCCCGATGTTATCGCTGCCAGGTTGCGGCTGGTACTGCGTCAAGGCGATCAGGCGCAGGCTCGCCAGCAGTTGGAAAAGTTGAAGGCTGTGGCACCCGACTCTGCAATCTACCGTCAGTCAGCAATGACGCTGGCGCTGACGCAGGAAGAGCCGCGTAAACAATTGCAGCAGGCGCGCTTGTTATCAGCATCTGGGCACTATGCGGAAGCCAAAGTGCAGTACGACGCGCTCTTTCACGGCGACCCACCCACACTCGATCTTGCCGTGGAGTATTGGCGTCTGGTTTCACGTTTGCCAAACCAGCAACCTCTTGCCATTAAGCAACTGGAAACGCTGGATCAGGCCTATCCGAATAATGTGCCGCTGCGCATGGCGCTATCGCGCTTGTTGTTTAGTCAGAATCGTAACGAACAAGCCTATCCTCTACTGAAGCAGCTTTCTAACGATCCTGTCGGGCGTGGACAGGCGGCTTCGCTGTGGCTGGAAATTATCGGCCGGATGCTGGTTACGCCACAAAGCGTGGCTGAACTAAACCGTTTTCTGACCGTGTTTGATGAAGGTGAGCAGGCGGAAACTGCACGTAAAGAACTCAGTCGTCAGCAGGGAATACTCGCCGACCCTGTTTATCAAGGTCGGCTGCGCGCGTTGGCACAGATTGAGGATGGCGGCGGCAATAGCGCCACGCTTGGCGAGTTAAATAAAGCGCTGGCTGCCACACCAAACGATCCTGAGCTAATCGGTGCAATTGGTCTGGTTTACCTGCGTGCAGGCGATCGGGTAACAGCACTGGCGCAGTTCCAGAAGGCATTACAGGCGGATGTGAATCGCCTGAACAGCGGCAAATGGGAAGGACTCATCCAAAGCACACAGTATTGGACCACCATTGCGGAAGGTGACAATGCGCTGAAGGCCAACAATCTACCGCTGGCGCGGCAGAAGTATCAACAGGCACGCCAGATGGATAACACCAATGCCTATGCGCTGATTGGTCTGGGCGACGTGGCCGTTGCCAGTAAAAATGATGCCGCCGCACAACCGCTCTACCAACAGGCGTTACATCTCGAACCCGGCAATGACAACGCCTTGCGCGGTCTGGTCGGTATTTACCAACGTCAATCGCCGGAGAAAGCACTCGCTTACCTCAACAGCCTGCCGCGCAGCCAGCAGAATACAATGCGAGAGACGCTGGCGGCGCTGCAACTCGACATCCTGAAACAGCAGGCGGATCAGTTGGCAGAACAGCAGCAATGGGCGCAGGCGGAGGAAAAATATCGTCAGGCGAACCAGCAAGATCCGAATGACGTCTGGCTGGCCTATCACTATGCCCAAGTGCTGCGCCAACAGGGGAAAACGCAGCAGGCGGACAGCGTGGTACACGGTGCTGCTGCCGTTCCACCAGCCAACGCGGAAAAAAACTATGTTTATTCACTTTACCTGTCATCCACCAACCGGGATGAGCAAGCACTCGCTCACCTGAACACATTGCCTACTGCGCAGTGGAGCGATGACATGCGCGATTTATCCCAGCGCCTGACAATTCAGACCACGCTGGCGAAAGCGGAAGCGATGCGCGATGCGGGTGACGAATCCGCTGCCATTGCATTTCTGCGTCAGCAACCGACAGACTCCCGTATCGACCTGCTGTTGGCAGACTGGGCGCTGGCTCGGGGTGAATACGCGACGGCGCTGGCGGAATATCAACGCATTCGTACACGAGAACCGCAGAACCCCGATGCACAATTAGGTGAGATCGACGCGTTTATCGCACAGGGTCGACAAGATGACGCGCGTCAGCGTCTGAACCAGCTTCCAGCGCAGGCAGCAGATACACTCAACGGCCAACGGCGCGTCGCCAACGCCTGGCAAGCGGTAGGGAATCCACAAAAATCGACCGCGCTTTTCCGTCAGCTAAAAATCGACGCACAGAAAGAACCGATCGGTCAGGGGAAAGCATTGGTCTATCGCGATGCAGCGCGCGTTGAACAGCAGCAGTCTCAACCAGAGCAGGCAAAGCAGGACTATAAACAGGCCATGGTCGCCAGCGGCATTACCCCCGCGCTGCCACAAAGTGACGACGACTACACCCGGTTGACGCGTAATAATCGCAGCGACGACTGGCTACAACGCAGCATCCGCGCCGATGCCGCAGACCTGTATCGCAAACAGGATATTACCGTCACCCTCGATCATGATTACTCGAGTTCAAGCGGCACCGGGGGGATTTCCGATCTAAGCGCCCACAACACCCTGTTGCAGTTAGATATGCCGCTGTACGATGGCCGCGTCTTCTTCCGCACCGATACTGTGCAGATGAACGCCGGTTCCTTCTCAGCAGACAGTACCGGTGCCTACCGAGAAACCTTCGGCACCTGCGCCACGCGGGACTGTTTCGACGGGAAATCACAGAAAGCCACCGGAACCAGCGTCGCCGCAGGCTGGAAAAACAACCGTTGGTCAGCGGATATCGGCACCACGCCGCTCGGCTTTGACGTCGTCGATGTCGTCGGCGGTGCCAGCTACAGCGGCGACTGGCGCCAGATCGGCTGGACAGCGACCGCCTCACGCCGTCCGATCTCCAGCTCATTACTGGCATTCGGCGGCACCAGAGATCCGGGCACCGGCATTACCTGGGGCGGCGTACGTGCGGCGGGTGTCAGCCTTGGTCTGAGCTACGATCGGGGCGAAGCACACGGCGTCTGGAGTGATTTCAGCGTCCACCAGATTACCGGTAAAAACGTGGCCGATAACGATCGCGCCCGTGCGATGGCAGGCTACTACTACAAGCTGATTAACGAAGATAACCGACGCGTCACGGTCGGCCTGAACAGCATGTGGTGGCGCCACCAGAAAGACTTAAGCGGCTATTCACTCGGTCAGGGCGGCTACTACAGTCCACAGCAATACTTCTCGCTGGGCGTGCCGGTAAACTATCGGCAGCGGACAGAAAACTGGTCATGGGAACTTGGCGGATCGCTGTCGTGGTCACGCTCCTCTACCAAAGACCAGCGCCGCTATCCGCTAACTGGCCTGCTCGGTAACGCCGCGCTCACCGACAGAGACACCATCGAGCAGGGAAGTAGCAGTTCCGGCTTCGGCTATACGGCACGTGCAGTCGTCGAACGCCGCCTCAGCTCACACTGGACGTTGGGTGTCGGTATTGATATTCAGCAAGCGAAGGACTATACCCCAAGCCACGGTCTCCTCTACCTGCGCTACTCAGCGGCCGGCTGGCAGGGCGATCTCGACAGCCCGCCGCAACCGCTTACGCCGTACGCAGACTTTAAATAG
- the bcsQ gene encoding cellulose biosynthesis protein BcsQ — MPVIALQGIRGGVGTTSIAAALGWAFQRLGESALVIDFSPDNLLRINFNMPFEQRRGWARAEADGAPWQTGAMQYLPGLDFLPFGRLNTQEIATLQQHYHQHPALWQNNLAQLSAAGRHRWILIDVPADNSPLTRQALATANTVFQVVVADANCHSRLHQQALPRQCHFLVNQFSTLSTLQQDLHQLWLHTLSHLLPLVVHRDEALAESLMLKQPLGECRPDSVAAEEIMTLANWCLIHVKESGV; from the coding sequence ATGCCCGTTATTGCATTGCAAGGAATCCGCGGAGGCGTAGGCACCACCTCAATCGCCGCCGCGCTGGGTTGGGCCTTCCAACGGCTGGGCGAATCCGCACTGGTGATTGATTTTTCGCCGGACAACTTGCTGCGCATTAATTTTAATATGCCGTTTGAACAGCGCCGCGGCTGGGCGCGAGCGGAAGCCGATGGCGCGCCGTGGCAAACGGGTGCCATGCAATATCTCCCCGGACTGGATTTCCTGCCGTTTGGTCGCCTGAATACACAGGAGATCGCGACGCTCCAACAGCATTACCACCAGCACCCCGCACTCTGGCAAAACAATCTGGCACAGCTCAGCGCGGCAGGTCGCCATCGCTGGATACTGATCGATGTACCGGCAGACAATAGCCCGCTCACGCGGCAGGCGTTAGCCACCGCGAATACCGTTTTTCAGGTGGTGGTGGCCGATGCCAACTGCCATTCGCGCTTACATCAGCAGGCCTTGCCGCGCCAGTGCCATTTTCTGGTGAATCAATTTTCTACTCTCAGCACACTTCAACAGGATTTGCACCAGCTCTGGCTGCACACGCTGTCACACCTGCTGCCGCTGGTGGTACACCGTGACGAAGCCTTAGCAGAATCGCTGATGCTGAAGCAACCGCTGGGCGAATGTCGCCCGGACAGCGTGGCAGCGGAAGAGATCATGACGCTGGCAAACTGGTGCCTGATTCACGTTAAGGAAAGCGGCGTATGA
- the bcsA gene encoding UDP-forming cellulose synthase catalytic subunit has product MSGILRLFLVPPARQAIQRRYRSYRQQGASAFAAFFATLFAILGWIVLRLESEGWQQIRAQRTYWFPHISPQRPRPADVLRYVTQGIWLLTIKNGQLPTSRRNYFSALPRWRQRYMNAQQALFARFSHANTNEREDSQSGTTPTNRVQRLVTVALSLLCAALALLCITQPFDLLSQFIFMTLLWGIAMFVRNMPGRMPTLMMIALSFTVSCRYLWWRYTETLNWDDPVSLVCGLLLLAAETYAWVVLVLGYFQTIWPLNRHPVSLPEDSNTWPTVDLMIPTYNEPLSVVKPTVYAALGIDWPKDKLNIYILDDGGRAEFKAFAEEVGVHYIARVTHEHAKAGNINNALKQAKGEFVAIFDCDHVPTRSFLQLTMGWFFKDKKLAMLQTPHHFFSPDPFERNLGRFRRTPNEGTLFYGLVQDGNDMWDATFFCGSCAILRRKPLDEIGGIAVETVTEDAHTSLRLHRRGYSSAYIRIPQAAGLATESLSAHIGQRIRWARGMVQIFRLDNPLFGKGLKLGQRLCYANAMMHFLSGIPRLIFLTAPLAFLLMHAYIIFAPALAIALYVLPHMVHASLTNSRIQGRYRHSFWSEIYETVLAWYIARPTTVALFNPHKGKFNVTAKGGLVEEQHVDWVITRPYLVLVLLNIAGVVYGLWRLIYGPPEEIMTVLISLLWVVYNMTILGGAVAVAVEAKQVRQAHRVEMSMSASILRADGHLFPCVLRDYSDGGVGVEARESGILQVGDNVSLLLKRGQQEYAFPFSVTRAFDNKIGLRMTNLSIRQHIDFIQCTFARADTWALWQDSFPQDKPVESLVDVLALGFRGYLRLADYAPPVIRNIILAFLNVVVWVVSFIPRYVGRRAVTDQPDAVLAKKAVHRGNTPSAHETRFAQENLFTEKTVA; this is encoded by the coding sequence ATGAGTGGCATCCTGCGCTTGTTCCTCGTTCCGCCCGCCAGACAGGCGATACAGCGGCGCTACCGCAGCTATCGTCAGCAGGGTGCCTCCGCCTTTGCCGCCTTTTTCGCCACGCTGTTTGCGATACTCGGCTGGATCGTCCTGCGGCTGGAGTCTGAGGGATGGCAACAGATTCGCGCGCAGCGAACCTACTGGTTCCCGCACATCTCGCCTCAGCGCCCGCGCCCAGCCGATGTGCTTCGCTATGTGACGCAGGGTATTTGGCTGCTGACCATCAAAAATGGCCAGTTGCCGACATCGCGCCGCAATTACTTCTCCGCGCTGCCGCGCTGGCGGCAACGCTACATGAACGCGCAGCAAGCGCTGTTCGCCCGCTTTAGCCACGCGAATACGAACGAACGCGAAGATAGTCAATCAGGCACCACACCGACGAACCGCGTACAAAGGCTGGTCACGGTGGCACTGAGTCTGCTGTGTGCGGCGCTGGCACTCCTGTGCATCACGCAGCCGTTTGATTTGCTGTCGCAGTTTATTTTCATGACGCTGCTGTGGGGCATCGCCATGTTCGTTCGCAACATGCCGGGACGCATGCCGACGCTCATGATGATTGCCCTTTCCTTCACGGTTTCCTGCCGTTACCTGTGGTGGCGCTATACCGAAACCCTGAACTGGGACGACCCTGTCAGCCTGGTATGTGGCCTGTTACTGCTCGCAGCGGAAACCTACGCCTGGGTTGTGTTGGTGCTAGGCTATTTCCAGACGATCTGGCCGCTGAACCGCCACCCGGTTTCACTGCCGGAAGACAGCAATACGTGGCCGACCGTCGATCTGATGATCCCGACCTATAATGAACCCTTGAGCGTGGTGAAACCAACGGTGTATGCCGCGCTAGGCATCGACTGGCCTAAAGACAAGCTCAACATCTATATTCTGGATGACGGCGGCCGCGCCGAATTTAAGGCCTTCGCAGAAGAAGTCGGCGTCCATTACATCGCCCGCGTCACACACGAACATGCCAAAGCCGGGAACATCAACAATGCCCTGAAGCAGGCAAAAGGCGAGTTCGTTGCCATTTTCGACTGCGACCACGTCCCTACCCGCTCCTTTTTGCAGTTAACCATGGGCTGGTTTTTCAAAGATAAAAAGCTGGCGATGTTACAAACACCGCACCATTTCTTCTCGCCCGATCCGTTCGAGCGCAATCTGGGACGCTTCCGCCGTACGCCCAATGAAGGCACACTGTTCTACGGTCTGGTTCAGGACGGTAACGACATGTGGGATGCCACGTTCTTCTGCGGCTCCTGCGCCATTCTGCGGCGTAAACCGCTGGATGAGATTGGCGGCATCGCGGTCGAAACAGTGACGGAAGATGCCCACACCTCACTGCGTCTGCATCGCCGTGGCTACAGCTCAGCCTATATCCGCATTCCGCAAGCGGCGGGACTGGCAACCGAGAGTCTCTCGGCTCACATCGGTCAGCGTATTCGCTGGGCGCGCGGGATGGTGCAAATTTTCCGGTTGGATAACCCGCTGTTCGGCAAAGGGCTGAAGCTAGGACAGCGGCTGTGTTACGCCAACGCCATGATGCACTTTCTGTCCGGTATTCCCCGGCTGATCTTCCTGACCGCGCCGCTGGCGTTTCTCCTGATGCATGCTTACATCATCTTCGCCCCGGCGTTAGCTATTGCGCTCTACGTGCTGCCGCACATGGTGCACGCCAGCCTGACCAACTCGCGCATTCAGGGACGCTACCGTCACTCGTTCTGGAGTGAGATCTATGAAACCGTGCTGGCCTGGTACATCGCCCGCCCGACTACCGTCGCGCTGTTTAACCCACACAAAGGGAAATTCAACGTGACGGCCAAAGGCGGACTGGTGGAAGAACAGCATGTCGATTGGGTGATTACGCGACCTTATCTGGTGCTGGTGCTGCTGAATATCGCAGGGGTCGTGTATGGCCTCTGGCGTCTAATTTACGGGCCGCCGGAAGAGATCATGACGGTGCTCATCAGCCTGCTGTGGGTCGTGTACAACATGACCATTTTAGGCGGAGCCGTCGCGGTTGCCGTAGAAGCCAAGCAGGTACGTCAGGCCCACCGGGTGGAAATGTCGATGTCCGCTTCCATCCTCCGTGCCGATGGCCACCTTTTCCCTTGCGTCTTGCGCGACTACTCTGACGGCGGAGTCGGCGTTGAAGCCCGTGAATCAGGTATTCTTCAGGTCGGAGACAACGTCTCGCTGCTGCTAAAACGCGGCCAGCAGGAGTACGCCTTCCCTTTCAGCGTCACCCGCGCATTCGACAATAAAATTGGCTTACGCATGACCAACCTGAGCATCCGCCAGCATATTGATTTCATTCAATGTACCTTTGCCCGCGCCGATACCTGGGCGCTCTGGCAAGACAGCTTCCCGCAGGATAAACCGGTCGAAAGTCTGGTCGATGTACTGGCACTTGGCTTTCGCGGCTACCTGCGTCTGGCAGATTACGCACCGCCAGTGATACGCAATATTATCCTGGCCTTCCTCAACGTCGTGGTGTGGGTTGTGTCATTCATCCCGCGCTATGTAGGAAGACGCGCAGTAACTGACCAGCCAGATGCTGTACTGGCGAAAAAGGCCGTACATCGGGGCAATACGCCATCTGCCCATGAAACGCGATTTGCACAAGAGAACCTGTTTACAGAAAAGACAGTGGCTTGA
- the bcsZ gene encoding cellulose synthase complex periplasmic endoglucanase BcsZ — MPRVLRYLIPTLLWLWASLATAAVCDWPAWEQYKRYYISEQGRVIDTSAPNKITTSEGQSYAMFFALVANDREMFDRLLQWTENNLSAGDLRANLPAWLWGESKDKQWTVLDPNSASDADLWIAYNLLEAGRLWKDTRYKTLGTALLKRIAKEEVVTIPGLGVMLLPGKVGFAEKESWRVNPSYLPPQLLARFAPLGETWKNMQRTTQRLLLETAPKGFSPDWVIWQKDKGWQPDTTKPNVGSYDAIRVYLWAGMMADSSRGKADLIKQFQPMIQHTIQQGLPPEKTDTATGAVTGQGPVGFSASLLPMLSRQPDALAAQRQRLTANPPGDNAYFAASLTLFGQGWDEKRYRFTSQGQLLPSRGSQCTTTP, encoded by the coding sequence ATGCCACGCGTGCTGCGCTACCTGATCCCAACGCTGTTGTGGCTATGGGCTTCCCTAGCCACCGCGGCCGTCTGTGACTGGCCCGCCTGGGAACAGTACAAACGGTATTACATCAGCGAGCAAGGGCGGGTGATTGATACCTCCGCCCCCAATAAAATCACCACGTCTGAAGGGCAAAGCTACGCCATGTTCTTTGCCCTGGTCGCCAACGATCGAGAGATGTTTGATCGGCTGCTGCAATGGACGGAAAACAACCTGTCCGCAGGCGATTTACGTGCCAACCTACCCGCCTGGCTGTGGGGAGAAAGCAAAGATAAGCAGTGGACGGTGCTCGACCCTAACTCCGCGTCCGACGCCGATTTGTGGATCGCCTATAACCTGCTTGAAGCGGGTCGGTTGTGGAAAGATACGCGCTACAAAACGCTGGGGACGGCACTGCTTAAACGTATTGCTAAGGAAGAGGTCGTGACGATTCCGGGGCTGGGCGTGATGCTATTGCCTGGCAAGGTAGGCTTTGCAGAAAAAGAAAGCTGGCGCGTAAACCCCAGCTACCTGCCGCCACAGTTGCTGGCTCGCTTTGCTCCGCTGGGTGAAACGTGGAAGAACATGCAGCGCACCACGCAGCGCCTGCTGCTGGAAACCGCGCCGAAAGGGTTTTCGCCTGATTGGGTCATCTGGCAAAAAGACAAAGGCTGGCAACCCGATACCACCAAACCCAATGTCGGTAGCTATGACGCCATTCGCGTCTATCTATGGGCGGGGATGATGGCTGATAGCAGCAGAGGAAAAGCCGACTTGATCAAACAGTTTCAGCCCATGATTCAACACACGATCCAACAAGGGCTACCACCTGAAAAAACGGACACGGCAACAGGTGCCGTCACCGGACAGGGGCCGGTAGGGTTTTCCGCTTCACTGCTGCCAATGCTATCACGCCAGCCGGATGCACTAGCGGCCCAGCGACAACGGCTCACCGCGAATCCACCGGGCGACAATGCCTATTTCGCTGCATCCCTGACGCTCTTTGGTCAGGGATGGGATGAGAAGCGCTACCGCTTCACGTCACAAGGCCAACTTTTACCGTCCCGAGGCAGCCAATGCACAACAACACCGTAA
- the bcsB gene encoding cellulose biosynthesis cyclic di-GMP-binding regulatory protein BcsB, with the protein MTKKIIWFTALALGVSSLSQAVTAPHAPTPAAGGAALPPANAATAAPATGMSTTNMPTIPLVQPSANAAVRNMVLPFAQIAPAPGSFALRGINPDGQIEFGVRSDEVVTQASLDLEFTPSPALIPTESHIKVYLNNELMGVTTISKEQMGKSSRVRIPIDPRYITDFNRLQLVFVGHYQNICENPASTSLWLDVSKASALNLQFQKLTLKDDLSPFPAPFFDSRDTRPLTLPIVFAGQPDLVQQRAAAMLASWFGSKAQWRGQSFPALFNQLPDRHGIVFATNDKRPDFLHDAPAVNGPTVSIISHPNDPHVKLLLVQGRDDNELLTAVQGIAQGNTLFRGQSVTIDKVEQLAPRQPYDAPNWVRTDRPMTFAELQQYNEQLQTDGIVPRPISLTMNLPPDLFLIRSQGIDMRLKYRYTAPQVQDGSRLSINLNNQFVQAFSLAAEHDQNSLLMRLPLTQGLLDSNKTLTIPALKLGTINQLRFDFNYTTLLSSGTADRCETYTPVVNHAVIDSNSTINFSGYRHFMAMPDLRAFANAGYPFSRLADLSQTLVLVNKQPQPAQVSAMLNAIGNIGAQTGYPALAVQLSDDWTQVDKQDSDILMIGAIPPELHDDGKINLLVEQTQSWIKQPIRQTAIPDIGSPDSDAKPDSKTTVSSAGAMSAIIGFQSPYHDQRSVVALLADSPQGYALLNNALIDSEKRASLFGSVSVIRESGINNLRVGDVYYVGHLPWWERIWHALAQHPIWLAVISTLTVIIVAWLLWRGLKFFSRRRLSPDERD; encoded by the coding sequence ATGACGAAAAAAATAATCTGGTTCACCGCATTGGCTTTAGGCGTCAGCTCATTATCTCAGGCTGTCACCGCGCCGCACGCACCCACTCCGGCTGCGGGAGGTGCCGCCCTGCCACCCGCCAATGCTGCCACCGCCGCGCCAGCGACTGGCATGTCTACGACGAACATGCCCACGATCCCACTGGTGCAACCGTCAGCCAACGCCGCCGTGCGCAACATGGTGCTGCCGTTTGCGCAAATTGCGCCTGCACCGGGCTCCTTTGCGCTGCGCGGTATTAATCCCGACGGACAGATTGAATTCGGCGTTCGCAGTGATGAGGTGGTCACGCAGGCGTCGCTTGACCTCGAATTTACGCCGTCACCGGCGCTAATCCCCACCGAATCTCATATCAAGGTTTACCTGAACAATGAGCTGATGGGCGTCACCACCATTAGCAAAGAGCAGATGGGTAAATCCAGCCGCGTCCGTATTCCTATCGACCCGCGCTACATCACGGACTTCAACCGCCTGCAACTGGTGTTCGTCGGTCATTATCAAAACATCTGTGAAAATCCAGCCAGCACCAGCCTGTGGTTGGATGTCAGCAAAGCCAGCGCGCTCAATCTGCAATTCCAGAAGCTGACGCTGAAGGACGACCTATCGCCGTTCCCCGCACCATTTTTTGACAGTCGCGATACGCGACCGTTGACGCTGCCTATTGTCTTTGCCGGCCAGCCGGATCTGGTGCAACAGCGTGCCGCCGCCATGCTCGCCTCCTGGTTTGGCAGCAAAGCACAATGGCGTGGGCAATCTTTCCCTGCTCTTTTCAACCAACTGCCAGATCGCCACGGCATTGTTTTCGCCACCAACGACAAGCGCCCTGATTTCCTGCATGATGCCCCGGCCGTAAACGGACCGACAGTGTCTATCATCAGCCACCCTAACGATCCCCACGTTAAGCTGTTATTGGTACAGGGTCGTGATGATAATGAGTTGCTCACCGCCGTGCAGGGCATTGCACAGGGGAACACGCTGTTCCGTGGGCAAAGCGTTACCATCGATAAGGTCGAACAGCTCGCCCCACGCCAACCGTATGATGCGCCAAACTGGGTACGCACCGACCGCCCGATGACCTTCGCCGAGCTTCAGCAATATAACGAGCAGTTGCAGACCGACGGTATCGTACCTCGGCCAATTTCACTGACGATGAACCTGCCGCCTGACCTGTTTCTTATCCGCAGTCAGGGCATCGATATGCGCCTGAAATATCGCTACACCGCGCCGCAGGTGCAGGACGGTTCACGTCTGAGCATCAATCTAAATAATCAGTTTGTACAAGCCTTCTCGCTGGCAGCGGAACACGACCAGAATTCACTGTTGATGCGTTTGCCGCTCACACAGGGGTTATTGGATTCCAACAAAACCCTGACTATCCCTGCGTTGAAACTCGGCACCATCAACCAGCTGCGCTTTGATTTCAATTACACCACGCTGCTCTCCAGCGGCACTGCTGACCGCTGTGAAACCTATACACCGGTCGTGAATCACGCCGTCATCGATAGCAATTCAACCATTAACTTCTCTGGTTATCGCCACTTTATGGCGATGCCGGATCTGCGTGCCTTTGCCAATGCGGGCTACCCATTCAGCCGGCTGGCTGACCTATCACAAACGCTGGTACTGGTGAACAAACAGCCTCAACCCGCTCAGGTCAGCGCAATGCTGAACGCCATCGGCAATATTGGGGCACAAACTGGCTACCCAGCATTGGCGGTACAGCTCAGCGATGATTGGACACAGGTCGACAAACAGGACAGCGATATTTTGATGATCGGCGCGATCCCGCCTGAACTGCATGACGACGGCAAGATCAATCTACTGGTCGAGCAAACGCAAAGTTGGATCAAGCAGCCGATACGCCAGACCGCTATCCCAGACATCGGCTCGCCCGATTCTGACGCGAAGCCAGACAGTAAAACCACCGTCAGCAGCGCGGGGGCGATGTCGGCGATTATTGGCTTTCAATCCCCGTATCACGACCAGCGCAGTGTTGTCGCCCTACTGGCCGATAGTCCACAGGGCTATGCGTTACTCAACAACGCGCTAATCGACAGCGAGAAAAGAGCGTCGCTGTTCGGTTCCGTTTCCGTCATCCGCGAGTCAGGCATCAATAATCTGCGTGTCGGAGACGTTTATTACGTCGGTCATCTGCCGTGGTGGGAACGTATCTGGCACGCATTAGCACAACATCCCATCTGGCTCGCGGTCATATCGACGCTCACCGTGATTATTGTTGCCTGGCTGCTGTGGCGTGGCCTGAAATTCTTCAGCCGCCGTCGCCTGTCACCAGATGAAAGGGATTAA
- the bcsR gene encoding cellulose biosynthesis protein BcsR, translating into MNNEPTRIDTSARADLTENARTDDDLRVLSQAFSLPEISYIDISRQARLSQMMARWPLLDELKEPAGSN; encoded by the coding sequence ATGAATAACGAACCGACTCGTATAGATACCAGCGCACGCGCCGATTTAACCGAAAATGCAAGAACCGACGACGATCTACGGGTTCTCAGTCAGGCTTTTTCTTTGCCTGAAATAAGCTATATCGATATTTCCCGTCAGGCGCGTCTGAGCCAAATGATGGCTCGCTGGCCGCTGCTGGATGAATTAAAAGAACCGGCTGGGAGCAACTGA